One window of the Megalops cyprinoides isolate fMegCyp1 chromosome 2, fMegCyp1.pri, whole genome shotgun sequence genome contains the following:
- the spice1 gene encoding spindle and centriole-associated protein 1: MSFVKVTRSNRGVGKRPARSRKAPVPKQEWVSTIQDLNVHKATPEELRRRHEMHRSQNRAVAQWEMKERALRRRIKSNPPISPAQLNPAQLNIIREVFSDQYRLQDVLARSDRALAVVKDLFGDAPSRQTGFPNVTVAPGSAPDPQLPVPLKPEPQTQLSLLSQSVMDAQALNEVEDVGGEYSEEEADPSSSVTLNSNPDTSRRIRQQARARVRGSSHSPLQTHSAPAQHEALNATVAVRRVRSRQSECSGDQCSVLGQVLNPDPAPVSPGRASRGRCAEASGQDSSALGSQSGNQTSLELLQCMLGEVESELDCLELQEPLSTGGPQLRTPPLTGFSASLLRTVARLARCLRQSAEEVRKEARERRRLEEVVEEQRGLIDALSAETLALREESTALQARLEQRVTQTELQLDTLLRRRGGAGYREQPETDSSSSTRERAQALQYPAVDTRGRCGGERVAEGRGPSPGGGPRLAETPPLLGESQDAVLSQIAELTRQNALIRSQLQQYCSLPAGAASSQQHSTAEREPAATQGRGQQTAPPAGPAVSCVEQRLLELNRQSAAARHRLLGLIERQTRASEGGASPSISPIPPATHNAPADDGGRTPEASALPEQNSSPAASSCGSRLAGGDGKVTSQQSQAGKLKDDGWFALSAHVH, encoded by the exons AGACGGAGGCATGAGATGCACAGGTCTCAGAACAGGGCGGTGGCACAGTGGGAAATGAAGGAGCGTGCCCTGAGACGCAGAATAAAGAGCAACCCTCCCATCAGCCCCGCCCAGCTCAACCCCGCCCAGCTCAACATCatcagagag GTGTTCTCGGATCAGTACCGGCTGCAGGACGTTCTGGCCCGCTCCGACCGAGCCCTCGCTGTGGTGAAGGACCTGTTCGGCGATGCTCCctccagacagacag GGTTCCCCAATGTGACTGTGGCCCCTGGATCTGCACCCGACCCCCAGCTTCCGGTTCCACTGAAGCCAGAACCCCAAACCCAGCTGTCTCTCCTCAGCCAGTCCGTCATGGATGCCCAG gcccTGAATGAGGTGGAAGACGTTGGGGGAGAGTACAGTGAGGAAGAGGCTGACCCTTCATCCTCCGTCACCCTCAACTCCAACCCGGACACCAGCAGGAG GATCAGGCAGCAGGCACGGGCCCGGGTTCGAGGGTCATCCCACAGCCCCCTGCAGACTCACTCTGCCCCAGCGCAGCATGAAG ccctgAACGCCACTGTGGCGGTTCGGCGTGTGCGGTCCCGGCAGTCTGAGTGTTCGGGGGACCAGTGCTCGGTGCTGGGGCAGGTTCTGAACCCTGACCCAGCTCCGGTCAGTCCTG gcagggccagcagggggcggtgtGCGGAAGCTTCCGGACAGGACAGTTCAGCGCTGGGCTCTCAGAGCGGGAACCAGACTagcctggagctgctgcagtgcatgctgggagaggtgGAGTCGGAGTTGGACTgtctggagctgcaggagccgCTCAGCACTGGGGGGCCACAGCTCAGAACCCCCCCTCTCACAGGCTTCTCTGCGTCCCTGCTGCGCACCGTGGCCCGGCTGGCCCGCTGCCTGAGACAG AGTGCTGAGGAGGTGCGGAAGGAggcgagggagaggaggaggctggaggaggtggtggaggagcagagaggccTGATCGATGCGCTGAGCGCTGAGACACTGGCCCTGCGGGAGGAGAGCACCGCCCTGCAG gCTCGGCTGGAGCAGCGAGTGAcgcagacagagctgcagctggacaCTCTGCTGcgcaggaggggaggagcagggtacagagagcagcctgagacagacagcagcagctcaaCAC GGGAGCGAGCCCAGGCCCTGCAGTACCCGGCTGTGGACACCAGGGGTCGATGTGGTGGCGAGCGGGTGGCAGAAGGGCGTGGTCCGTCTCCCGGGGGAGGCCCTCGCCTCGcggagaccccccccctcctcggGGAGTCCCAGGATGCAGTGCTGAGTCAGATCGCAGAGCTGACCCGTCAGAATGCGCTGATCCgatcccagctgcagcagtacTGCTCACTGCCAGCGGGGGCAGCGTCGagccagcagcacagcacagccgaGAGGGAGCCAGCAGCCACACAGGGCCGGGGACAG cagacagcgccccctgctggccctgcaGTGAGCTGTGTGGAACAGCGCCTCCTGGAGCTGAACAGGCAGAGTGCGGCGGCACGGCACAGACTGCTGGGGCTGATCGAGCGGCAGACTCGTGCGTCTGAGGGCGGagcctccccctccatctcccccatcccccccgcgacccacaatgcacctgcaG ATGATGGGGGAAGGACCCCTGAGGCGTCCGCGCTGCCTGAACAGAACTCTTCACCTGCTGCCAGCAGCTGTGGGAGCAG GTTAGCAGGGGGAGACGGCAAGGTCACCAGCCAGCAGAGCCAG GCCGGTAAACTGAAGGATGACGGATGGTTTGCGCTCTCTGCTCATGTGCACTGA
- the LOC118772363 gene encoding uncharacterized protein LOC118772363: MQAAEGGDAGGQVKAHLRASQELLVESLYNVAPLLDHALAAGLLSQENYYEVQAEATPPRRARRLLEVVQAQMDEDQALCFLQCLRSCHKHYPRLRSWLCSNTDIKRGPTELRLQAQSAVLCARLGSLVLPVSLQLFSGGSLTQFELEQLQAEPTPYQQTHRLLRSCLSKGESACVCFYQALCSQDAQLAADIDAETQSQAEHCATRVSSRSDTLPSVAGLTEEPISSFPVEESTAGANLPHTGVLQQVAARLGVAGDAGAGLNMCELGVALGLPRWAVRDCLLEEAGLADSAQLVALVTLFLEKTQDVPRLLSRVAECDPQRVRLSERGRLLLELLKEAELLLQGGARDRAWPIFSFLAWECVAEAVEEPGPGPGSRAWAWGGALRLLRGSERVEPELLQELEELWAEGGAESLLQSVRALGQLLRDLHPLHDGLHISPPQEGALYACRPRRLHRVTRFPGLSARVIRRALTASSAPAPAPPPAPPALPHCPYRQVCLSIVRLAHLIQPEGGGGDLSHAPTASVTCHARALLSGWGFRGDTFDVGLRCRVEAVLEWDPVRLGLPALFPLHRDTLAQLERYLRPSERHAFQLYPDAVRVLGGGAELCWAASVRGPVAIDGGLEEGFAFGTSAPASLLIRLRCRGYEGGEPFQVSEPGCVQVCGLGEEGVAQAQREGALLLAAEGGAVWLREGPSRDRLRSLMQKHSVQVQDAGCCFRVSSSATQCEVKFVYRNRKLSARAERSCEVL; the protein is encoded by the exons ATGCAGGCCGCAG agggCGGAGACGCGGGCGGGCAGGTGAAGGCTCACCTGCGTGCGTCGCAGGAGCTGCTGGTGGAGTCTCTGTACAACGTGGCGCCGCTGCTGGACCACGCCCTGGCGGCCGGCCTGCTGTCACAGGAGAACTACTACGAGGTGCAGGCGGAGGCCACGCCCCCCCGCCGCGCCCGCcggctgctggaggtggtgcaGGCCCAGATGGACGAGGACCAGGCACTGTGCTTCCTGCAGTGTCTGAGGAGCTGCCACAAACACTACCCACGCCTACGCAGCTGGCTGTGCAGCAACacgg ACATCAAGCGTGGACCAACAG AGCTGCGGCTGCAGGCTcagtctgcagtgctgtgcGCTCGGCTCGGCTCGCTGGTGCTGCCGGTGTCTCTGCAGCTCTTCTCAGGCGGGTCTCTGACGCAGTtcgagctggagcagctgcaggccgAGCCCACGCCCTACCAGCAAACCCACAGACTCCTGCGCAGCTGCCTGTCCAAGGGCGAGAGCGCCTGCGTCTGCTTCTACCAGGCCCTGTGCAGTCAGGATGCGCAGCTGGCTGCAGACATCGATGCTGAGACTCAGTCACAGGCTGAACACTGCGCCACCCGGG TCAGCAGTCGGTCTGATACCCTCCCCTCCGTCGCGGGACTCACTGaagagccaatcagcagctTTCCTGTGGAGGAGAGTACAGCAGGAGCCAATCTCCCTCACACAG gtgtgctGCAGCAGGTGGCGGCGCGGCTGGGCGTGGCCGGGGATGCAGGGGCGGGGCTGAACATGTGCGAGCTGGGCGTGGCCCTGGGGCTGCCCCGCTGGGCGGTGCGGGACTGTCTGCTGGAGGAGGCGGGCCTGGCGGACAGTGCGCAGCTGGTTGCCCTGGTGACCCTCTTCCTGGAGAAGACGCAGGACGTCCCGCGGCTGCTGAGCCGGGTGGCGGAGTGCGACCCTCAGA GGGTGCGGCTTTCAGAGAGAGGCCgtctgctgctggagctgctgaaggaggcggagctgctgctgcagggcgGGGCCCGGGACAGGGCGTGGCCCATCTTCAGCTTCCTGGCGTGGGAGTGCGTGGCGGAGGCGGTGGAGGAGCCGGGGCCGGGGCCGGGGTCGAGGGCGTGGGCGTGGGGCGGGGCCCTGCGCCTGTTGAGGGGCAGTGAGAGGGTGGAGCCGGAGCTCCTGCAGGAGTTGGAGGAGCTGTgggcggaggggggggcggagagCCTCCTGCAGAGCGTTCGCGCCCTGGGCCAGCTGCTGCGTGACCTGCACCCGCTGCACGACGGCCTGCACATCAGCCCTCCCCAGGAGGGGGCGCTGTACGCCTGCCGCCCGCGCAGACTGCACAGAGTCACCCGCTTCCCTGGCCTGTCAGCGCGGGTCATCCGCAGGGCACTGACGGCGAGCTCGGCCCCtgccccggccccgccccctgccccacccGCTCTGCCACACTGCCCCTATAGGCAAGTCTGCCTCTCCATCGTCCGCCTTGCCCACCTCATCCAGCCGGAGGGGGGTGGCGGCGACCTCTCCCACGCCCCCACCGCCAGTGTCACCTGCCACGCCCGCGCGCTGCTGTCGGGTTGGGGTTTCCGCGGGGACACCTTCGACGTGGGGCTGAGGTGCCGGGTGGAGGCGGTGCTGGAGTGGGACCCCGTGCGGCTGGGCCTGCCGGCACTGTTCCCTCTACACCGTGACACGCTGGCTCAGCTGGAGCGGTACCTGCGGCCCAGCGAGCGCCACGCCTTCCAGCTGTACCCCGACGCCGTGCGCGTGCTGGGCGGGGGGGCGGAGCTCTGCTGGGCAGCCAGCGTCCGCGGGCCCGTTGCCATCGATGGCGGGCTGGAGGAGGGCTTCGCCTTCGGCACCTCGGCCCCCGCCTCCCTGCTGATCCGCCTGCGCTGCCGTGGTTACGAGGGCGGGGAGCCGTTCCAGGTGAGCGAGCCGGGctgcgtgcaggtgtgtgggcTGGGAGAGGAGGGTGTGGCCCAGGCGCAGCGGgagggggcgctgctgctggcGGCAGAGGGGGGGGCGGTCTGGCTCAGAGAGGGGCCGTCGCGGGACAGACTGCGCTCGCTGATGCAGAAACACTCTGTCCAGGTACAGGACGCTGGCTGCTGCTTCAGAGTCTCCTCCTCAGCCACGCAGTGCGAGGTGAAGTTCGTTTACAGGAACAGAAAGCTCTCCGCTAGAGCGGAGCGCAGCTGTGAGGTGCTGTGA